A section of the Thermotoga caldifontis AZM44c09 genome encodes:
- a CDS encoding PHP-associated domain-containing protein yields MIRADLHVHSCLSPCADITMVPGAVCSKSRQAKIDVLSICDHNSCENLDAFEKACGAIFLPGVEVTSKEEVHVLAYFPSVGKARKFCEVLNDHLPKVRLDPEVLGYQLLVNEKDEFLSIKEEYLLVAADLSVGEIVRLILGHGGVPAYAHVDRQFGLLYQLGMFPPNDEVRFAEVRTKDGWQKVLRAGYIPLTSSDAHRIDEIGCRYTRFDLDVKNTEEFFNFLCAPDRSKVLTIWD; encoded by the coding sequence GTGATCAGGGCCGATTTGCACGTTCACTCGTGCCTTTCACCGTGTGCGGACATAACGATGGTCCCCGGTGCGGTCTGTTCGAAATCGAGACAGGCGAAGATCGACGTTCTGTCCATCTGCGACCACAACAGCTGTGAAAATTTAGATGCTTTCGAGAAAGCCTGCGGTGCGATTTTTTTGCCAGGTGTCGAGGTGACATCTAAAGAGGAAGTCCACGTGCTGGCGTACTTTCCCAGCGTTGGGAAGGCCAGAAAGTTCTGTGAAGTTCTGAACGATCACCTTCCAAAGGTACGTTTGGATCCCGAAGTGCTGGGCTATCAGCTTTTAGTGAACGAGAAAGACGAGTTCCTCTCCATAAAGGAAGAGTACCTTCTGGTGGCTGCGGATCTCAGTGTCGGAGAGATCGTACGGCTGATCCTCGGTCACGGTGGAGTTCCGGCGTACGCGCACGTGGACAGACAGTTCGGATTGCTTTACCAGCTTGGAATGTTTCCACCGAACGATGAGGTGAGGTTCGCGGAGGTCAGGACGAAGGATGGCTGGCAGAAGGTGCTGAGAGCGGGTTACATCCCGTTGACCAGTTCGGATGCGCACAGGATCGATGAAATCGGTTGCAGATACACGCGTTTCGATCTCGATGTGAAGAACACAGAAGAATTCTTCAATTTTCTGTGCGCGCCTGACAGGAGCAAGGTGTTGACGATATGGGATTGA
- a CDS encoding iron-sulfur-binding hydrogenase codes for MKVSSIVEALGLEVCCGNCDVEVKHGCVGDLLSEVMAHAKPDSIWVTVQSHVNVVAVSVITGIRAIVLCNGHNFSSDTVEKAKAEGLCLLRTEKSPFEIAGRLYGMGIEP; via the coding sequence ATGAAGGTGTCGAGCATCGTCGAAGCGCTGGGCCTTGAGGTCTGCTGTGGAAACTGTGACGTGGAAGTGAAGCATGGGTGTGTTGGGGACCTTCTGAGCGAGGTGATGGCGCACGCCAAGCCCGATTCGATATGGGTGACGGTGCAGTCTCACGTGAACGTCGTGGCGGTCTCTGTCATTACAGGAATACGCGCCATCGTACTCTGTAACGGTCACAACTTCTCGAGCGACACCGTTGAAAAAGCCAAAGCGGAGGGCCTGTGCCTGCTGAGAACAGAGAAGAGTCCTTTTGAGATCGCTGGAAGGTTGTACGGGATGGGCATAGAACCGTGA
- a CDS encoding ATP-binding protein yields the protein MGLRSIVDHVMDIVQNSFKAQAKKVRLRIAQSENRFCFTVEDDGVGMTQEEISKVFDPFYTTRDPKVRRVGLGLPFLKQAAEATGGHVKLESEKGKGTRVTACFNTDHIDCQEIGDVVGCLVTLLTGTPEGVELCVERCYKNDCYTLTTTQLMEVLGDLSSPMVIRTLYEVVEELEKGLFEKEVSQ from the coding sequence ATGGGATTGAGAAGTATCGTAGACCATGTGATGGACATCGTGCAGAACTCCTTCAAAGCGCAGGCGAAAAAGGTGAGGCTGAGGATCGCCCAGAGCGAGAACAGATTCTGTTTCACCGTCGAAGACGACGGGGTGGGGATGACGCAGGAAGAGATTTCAAAAGTGTTCGATCCCTTCTACACCACGCGTGATCCAAAGGTTCGCAGGGTTGGCCTTGGGCTTCCATTTTTGAAGCAGGCGGCTGAGGCTACGGGGGGACACGTGAAGCTGGAGAGCGAGAAGGGAAAGGGAACGAGAGTGACAGCGTGCTTCAACACGGACCACATCGACTGCCAGGAGATCGGCGACGTGGTGGGCTGTCTGGTGACGTTGCTGACAGGTACTCCTGAAGGTGTAGAATTGTGCGTAGAAAGATGCTACAAGAACGATTGCTACACGCTGACGACGACTCAGTTGATGGAAGTTCTTGGTGATCTTTCTTCGCCGATGGTGATCAGGACTCTGTATGAGGTCGTCGAGGAACTCGAGAAGGGCTTGTTCGAAAAGGAGGTATCGCAATGA
- a CDS encoding CBS domain-containing protein: protein MEKVLDRVQSFFLDMPVVEVMNPNVISVHPDRTLRQVKEILRIKRISGVPVVDSERKVVGIVSIEDIIKALEGGYIDEKVQDHMTKKVVCLKVTDTLKDIIETFERYSYGRFPVVDENNRLVGIITKNDVMMALLARLGLVYLHDERRKEVLESPDYFERSLITGESLDKSGADFFFPIDYYDINLAGIGASKLRQFLLSRGVDPETARRVAIATYEAETNVVIHSGSTGAIYCFVKPDRIFVRVEDTGKGIDNVELAMKEGYSTAPDYVRELGFGAGMGFTNMKRCSDNLMVVSKVGAGVVVEMEFRRDREGNK, encoded by the coding sequence ATGGAGAAGGTCCTCGATCGTGTTCAGAGTTTTTTCCTCGATATGCCTGTGGTTGAAGTGATGAACCCCAACGTCATCTCCGTGCATCCGGACAGAACGCTCAGACAGGTCAAGGAAATATTGAGAATAAAGCGGATCTCCGGCGTTCCCGTGGTCGATTCCGAGAGGAAGGTCGTTGGTATCGTGAGCATCGAAGACATCATCAAGGCACTCGAGGGAGGTTACATAGACGAGAAGGTTCAGGATCACATGACGAAAAAAGTCGTGTGTTTGAAGGTCACCGACACGCTGAAGGACATCATAGAAACGTTTGAACGCTACTCTTACGGTCGTTTCCCTGTCGTGGACGAGAACAACAGACTGGTGGGAATAATAACCAAGAACGATGTGATGATGGCGCTGCTCGCAAGACTCGGCCTGGTGTATCTGCACGACGAACGGCGGAAAGAAGTGCTTGAAAGTCCCGATTACTTCGAACGATCTTTGATCACGGGAGAAAGTCTGGACAAATCCGGCGCCGATTTCTTCTTCCCGATAGATTATTACGACATCAACCTCGCCGGCATAGGGGCTTCCAAACTGAGACAGTTCCTCCTCTCCAGGGGGGTCGATCCAGAGACCGCCAGGAGGGTGGCCATCGCCACTTACGAAGCCGAAACCAACGTGGTGATACACAGTGGGAGCACCGGGGCGATATACTGTTTCGTTAAGCCCGATCGGATCTTCGTACGCGTGGAAGACACCGGAAAGGGCATCGACAACGTCGAGTTGGCGATGAAGGAAGGTTATTCCACCGCGCCGGACTACGTTCGAGAGCTCGGCTTCGGCGCCGGCATGGGTTTCACGAACATGAAACGTTGCTCTGACAACCTTATGGTTGTTTCCAAAGTCGGTGCGGGGGTGGTGGTCGAGATGGAGTTCCGCAGGGACAGGGAGGGGAACAAATGA